Below is a window of Streptomyces genisteinicus DNA.
GACTGCAGCTCCGCCTCCGTCAGCGCCCGGTCCACCTGGAGCATGGCGACCTTGACGATGTCGGCCGCGGTCCCCTGGATGGGGGCGTTCAGCGCCATCCGCTCGGCGGCCTCGCGGCGCTGCCGGTTGTCGCTGTTGAGGTCCGGCAGGTAGCGGCGACGGCCGAGCATGGTCGCCGTGTAGCCCGTGGCCCGGGCCTCCTCGACGACGCGGTGCAGGTAGTCGCGCACCCCGCCGAACCGCTCGAAGTACGTGTCCATCAGCACCCGGGCCTCGGCCGGCTCGATCCCGAGCTGCTGGGACAGCCCGAACGCGGAGAGCCCGTACGCCAGCCCGTAGGACATCGCCTTGATCTTGCGGCGCATCTCCGCGTCGACGGCGGACCCCTCCACGGCGAACACCTGGGAGGCGACGGTGGTGTGGAGGTCCTCACCGGAGGTGAAGGCCTCGATCAGGCCCTCGTCCTCCGACAGGTGCGCCATGACCCGCAGCTCGATCTGGCTGTAGTCGGCGGTCATCAGCGACTCGAAGCCCTCGCCGACGACGAAGCCGCGCCGGATCGCCCGCCCCTCGTCCGTGCGGACGGGCACGTTCTGCAGATTGGGGTCGGTCGAGGAGAGACGGCCGGTGGCGGCGACGGTCTGGCTGAACGTGGTGTGGATACGGCCGTCGGCCGCGACCGTCTTGATCAGCCCCTCGACCGTGGAGCGCAGCCGGGCCTGCTCCCGGTGGCGCAGCATGATGACGGGCAGCTCGTGGTCCGTCTGGCCGGCCAGCCAGGCGAGGGCGTCGGCGTCCGTCGTGTAACCGGTCTTCGTCTTCTTCGTCTTGGGCAGGTTGAGCTCGCCGAAGAAGACCTCCTGGAGCTGCTTGGGCGAGCCGAGGTTGAACTCGTGGCCGACGGCGGCGTGCGCCTCCTTCACCGCCTGCTGCACCGCGCCCGCGAACTGCTGCTCCATCGCCTCCAGATGACCGCGGTCGGCGGCGATGCCGTGCCGCTCCATCCGGGCCAGCAGCAGTGAGGTCGGCAGTTCCACGTCGTGCAGCAGCTCCGTGGCGCCGACCTCGGTGAGCCTCTCGCCGAGGGCGTCGCCGAGGTCGAGGACCGCGCGGGCCTGCGCCATCAGCGCGTCGGCCTCCGCGTCCTCGTCGGCCCCGAAGGCGAGCTGGCCGTCGGCGGACGCGGGGGCGAGCTCGCGGTGCAGGTACTCGACGGACAGGGCGTCCAGAGCGAACGACCGGCGGCCGGGCTTGACCAGGTACGCGGCGAGCGCCGTGTCCATGGTGATCCCCCCGATCCGCCAGCCGTGCTCGGGGAACACCCGCAGGGCGTCCTTCGCGTTGTGCATGACCTTGGGACGGGCAGGGTCGGCGATCCATGCGGCGAAGGCCCGCTCGTCGTCCTCGCCGATCTGCGTGGTGTCGAACCACGCCGCCTTGCCGTCCGCCCCGGCGAGCGCGATCTCGGCGACGCTGCCGACGCCCAGGGCCCAGCTCGCGACCGTGGCGACACCGAGCGGCTGACCGGCGTGCCGCTCCAGCCACGGACCGAGCTCACCGGCGGCGAGCACGCTGCCGTCCAGCTCGACCCCCGCGGCCGGCGGCGGCGCCTCCTCCTCCGCGGCCCCCGGGTCCACGGCGAGCAGCCGCTCGCGCAGGCTCGGGTTGCGGATCTCCAGGACCTCCAGGAAGCCCTTCAGCGCCGTGCGGTCGTACGGGGCGCGCTCCAGGTCGGCGACGGCCTTCGGCAGCTCCACGTCCCGCACCAGCTCGGTGAGGTGCCGGTTGAGCTTGACCGACTCCAGGTGGTCGCGCAGCGCCTGGCCGACCTTCCCCTTCACCTCGTCGGCACGCTCCACCAGCTCGGCGAACGAGCCGAACTGGGAGATCCACTTGGTGGCCGTCTTCTCGCCCACCCCCGGGATGCCCGGCAGGTTGTCCGACGGGTCGCCGCGCAGCGCGGCGAAGTCCGGGTACTGCCGGGGGGTGAGCCCGTACTTCTCCTCGACCTTTGCCGGGGTGAAGCGGGTCAGCTCCGAGACGCCCTTCGTCGGGTACAGCACCGTGGTGTGCTCGCTGACCAGCTGGAAGGAGTCCCGGTCACCGGTGACGATCAGCACCTCGAAGCCGGCCGCCTCCGCCTGGGTGGCGAGGGTCGCGATGATGTCGTCGGCCTCGAAGCCGTCGACCGCGAAGCGGACCGCGTTCATCGTGTCCAGGAGCTCGCCGATCAGCTCGACCTGGCCCTTGAACTCGTCGGGCGTCTTGGAGCGGTTCGCCTTGTACTCGGGGAAGTCCGCGGAACGCCACGTCTTGCGCGAGACGTCGAAGGCCACCGCGAAATGCGTGGGCGCCTCGTCGCGCAGCGTGTTCGCGAGCATCGAGGCGAAGCCGTAGACGGCGTTGGTCGTCTGGCCGCTCGCCGAGGTGAAGTTCTCCGCGGGCAGGGCGAAGAACGCCCGGTACGCCAGGGAATGCCCGTCCATGAGGAGCAGGCGGGGTCGGTTGTCTGCCGTCTTCTTCGATGCCGTCTCAGCCACGGTCCCGATCCTGCCACGTACCGCCGACAATCCCGACCGGCCCGACCGGGCCCGCGACGCTGTCGGTGGCCCGTGACAAGATCTGAGGTGCACGCACAGACGCCCGCTCGAAGGAGAGCGCGATGCCCAGCAAGCCGCCCGCAGGGGACCCGGTCCAGGACGCGCCGCAGGTCGCGGCCCCTCAGCACGCGGCCGCCGGGCTGACGGCCATCGCCCACACCCTGCGCATGGCCCAGGAGCAGATGGGCGTCGCCCGCACCGCCCGCACCCTGCTCAAGGTCAACCAGAAGGACGGCTTCGACTGCCCCGGCTGCGCCTGGCCCGAGGGCGACAAGCGCCACGTGGCCGAGTTCTGCGAGAACGGCGCGAAGGCCGTCGCCGAGGAGGCCACGGTGCGCCGGGTCACCCCGGAGTTCTTCGCCGCGCACCCCGTGTCCGACCTCGCGGAGCGCAGCGGCTACTGGCTCGGCCAGCAGGGCCGCATCACCCGGCCCGTGCACCTGGCCGAGGGCGCCACCCACTACGAGGCGGTGAGCTGGGAGAAGGCGTTCGCGATCATCGCCGAGGAGCTGGGCGCCCTCGACTCCCCCGACGAGGCCCTCTTCTACACCTCCGGCCGCACCAGCAACGAGGCCGCCTTCCTCCTCCAGCTCTTCGCCCGCGAGTTCGGCACCAACAACCTGCCCGACTGCTCCAACATGTGCCACGAGTCCTCGGGATCGGCGCTCACCGAGACCATCGGCGTCGGCAAGGGCAGCGTCTCCCTGGAGGACCTCCACCAGGCCGACCTGATCATCGTCGCCGGACAGAACCCGGGCACCAACCACCCCCGGATGCTGACCGCCCTGGAGCAGGCCAAGGCCTCCGGCGCGAAGATCATCTCCGTCAATCCGCTGCCCGAGGCCGGCCTGGAGCGCTTCAAGAACCCGCAGAGCGTCTCCGGCCTGGTCAAGGGCGTCTCTCTGACCGACCTCTTCCTCCAGGTCCGCATCGGCGGCGACCAGGCCCTCTTCCGCCTGCTGAACAAGCTGATCCTGGAACGCGGCGGCGCGGTCGACGAGACCTTCGTCGCCGCGCACACCCACGGCTTCGACGAGTTCGCCGAGGCCGCCCGTTCCGCCGACTGGGACGAGACACTCGCCGCCACCGGGCTCGGCCGCGACGAGATCGAGCAGGCCCTCGCCATGGTCCTCGCCTCCGAGCGCACCATCG
It encodes the following:
- the polA gene encoding DNA polymerase I — protein: MAETASKKTADNRPRLLLMDGHSLAYRAFFALPAENFTSASGQTTNAVYGFASMLANTLRDEAPTHFAVAFDVSRKTWRSADFPEYKANRSKTPDEFKGQVELIGELLDTMNAVRFAVDGFEADDIIATLATQAEAAGFEVLIVTGDRDSFQLVSEHTTVLYPTKGVSELTRFTPAKVEEKYGLTPRQYPDFAALRGDPSDNLPGIPGVGEKTATKWISQFGSFAELVERADEVKGKVGQALRDHLESVKLNRHLTELVRDVELPKAVADLERAPYDRTALKGFLEVLEIRNPSLRERLLAVDPGAAEEEAPPPAAGVELDGSVLAAGELGPWLERHAGQPLGVATVASWALGVGSVAEIALAGADGKAAWFDTTQIGEDDERAFAAWIADPARPKVMHNAKDALRVFPEHGWRIGGITMDTALAAYLVKPGRRSFALDALSVEYLHRELAPASADGQLAFGADEDAEADALMAQARAVLDLGDALGERLTEVGATELLHDVELPTSLLLARMERHGIAADRGHLEAMEQQFAGAVQQAVKEAHAAVGHEFNLGSPKQLQEVFFGELNLPKTKKTKTGYTTDADALAWLAGQTDHELPVIMLRHREQARLRSTVEGLIKTVAADGRIHTTFSQTVAATGRLSSTDPNLQNVPVRTDEGRAIRRGFVVGEGFESLMTADYSQIELRVMAHLSEDEGLIEAFTSGEDLHTTVASQVFAVEGSAVDAEMRRKIKAMSYGLAYGLSAFGLSQQLGIEPAEARVLMDTYFERFGGVRDYLHRVVEEARATGYTATMLGRRRYLPDLNSDNRQRREAAERMALNAPIQGTAADIVKVAMLQVDRALTEAELQSRLLLQVHDEIVLEVSPGEREQVEALVRQEMSSAVALRAPLDVSVGVGPDWESAAH